The Pochonia chlamydosporia 170 chromosome Unknown PCv3seq00008, whole genome shotgun sequence sequence AAACTTGGTTGACGTGGACTCGCAATGCTTCGTGTCCCGTCGTTTGCTGGAGATAAGCTTCTGGTCGTTGTATGGAGTTCTCCGCTAGAGTTTAAGCTCGGCCGACTGTTAGCGGGTCTTTTTGTATTCATCGGTCTAAATTCTTTTTGGTTACACGAGTGCCGGTACCCTGTAACTGTAGATCGATGCGGGGAGATCTTGCAGACGGCGCAGGCTTTGCAGATGTGTGAATAGACGCTGTCGGGTTTTTTATTTGATCGGCCATATGCAGATTTACAAGCAGCAATACATACACCAGGCTTACCTTCGGTGCCCGTGAATAACCACAGCCAACTAACCATGTTCTTCTCTATTTCGGGTCGCTATGCCCTATAGACGAGTCTCTTTCCGATTAATTTATGGATGTTGCTCTTTCAGACCAGGTGACCTGTTGTTGGCTCTACCACCcaagacggcggtggaagcaacagtTTTCAACCTCCTTAAAGCGATACTCTGCATGTAGGTTTAATTGAAAAGTTCTGCTTGCTAAGTAGcaattaaaaaaaaaacaccaATGCTAGCGATGCTAGGAAATCGTAGGAAACGCTACACTCGTAATGCTCCCGTCCATTTCTGGCACAATGCACTTCGGTACGGTAGCCATTTTAGGCGATGCCGTGATGCCACTAGCACTAGCTCGATTGTAAGGCCGTTAACTCCGGAAAGATGGCCTCTAGCGCCAAGCTTTCGATGGTCAGACGCCAGTTGTATACGGTTACTAAGACAAAGGTATAAATGCTCTAAACCGCGAGCCTCCTGCTGTTGACCAATCCCATCACCATGATTCTCTCCTATTTTCGCCAAATCCGCAGCTGCACTCTTAACAGAAACTTTTGCAGATACTTTCTACCCTGTCACAGTCATCTATATACTCTGACAAGTTCTTTCAGACCTTTCTCTCGGAGCGCTGCTACCTACGACAAGATGTCGCTGCTTCTTAAGTCAGGCATAGTACTTTGCCATAACGAAAAAGACCAAGTTGTACCCACCAAAGCAGATGTCTTAATTGAAGGAAACCGCATCACCAGAATTGATGATTCTATGTCTCCTCCCGCCTCATGCCAGATTATTGATTGTGCAAATAAAATTGTTTCGCCCGGTTTTATCGATACTCACCATCATGTATGGCAGTCGCCATTCAAGGGAATATTTGGTGACATGGCTCTTTTGCCTTATCTTGCAATAAGTAAGGGGACAATTTCATTATTCCTCTGTGTAACTCGCTTACAAGCTTTTAGCCCATGCTTCCGGTCTTGAATTTACCGAACGAGATATGTACTGGGCCAATCTATCCGGCAATATGGAGGCAATCGATGCCGGCACGACAACAACACTAGATCACGCGCATATGAACTAGTCAAGACATCATAGTAAGTCGGTTTGCTTGTGGTGTGAGGTCCAATGTCTTACACCCAATAGGTCGCTccgccattgctggcagCATTTCGTCTGGCATTCGATCGATATTTGCTTACACTCCGGTATCGCAGGTGTTGGCTACTAGGCCTGGGGTTCAGTTCGCCTCCGAAGCCCTGCCAAAATGGGTGATGGAGACATTCGAGCAGCTGGCAGCCTCTGAGACGCTAACTAATCCTGAAGCTCGAGTTCAGCTAGGTTTTGGCTGGGACTTTTATTTCCTGCCTGAAAGTATCACAAAGGCAGTGTTCGCAACAGTGCGCTCGCTGGGCGCAAAGGTCATCACTTCTCACTTTATTCGGCACATTCTTGACTTGGATGGGAGGAGTCTCGTGTCCAAGCTACATTCCGGCGGCCTACTTCAAAGCGACATATTGTTTTCCCATGCTGGTGGTGCGACACTAGACGATGTGAACCTCTTACGTCAGGCAAATTGCTTCATATCAGTGACGCCAAATACGGAGGAAGCTATGCAGGTAGGGCCAGCGGTTCCCTTTCGACAGAATTTGTCTGGCGTTAATGAAATCTGCTCTCTTGGTGTGGATTGCCATTCCGCAACTAGCAGCAGCCTGGTGAATGAAATGCGGCAAGTCCTTCAGATGGCCAGAGGCCGCGATAGCGAACATCACATACAACGAGGCGTGCAGCCGGCAGATATTAGCCGGAAAACAGCAGAAGTATTCAATATGGGCACGATTCAAGGTGCGCGTGCTCTGAGAATGGAGGCGGACATTGGAAGCATCAAAGTAGGTAAGAAGGCGGATATTGTATTGTTTGATGCCCTATCGCCAAGTATGTATTGCGCAGCGCAACAGGACCCGGTTCTGGCAATAGTATTGCACTCGAGCATCCGAGACGTCGATACAGTTATTGTGGATGGCTGCATTCGAAAACGTGGCGGTGAACTTTTGCCAGTAAGTTTCGTCGACTACGAGACGAGAGACTTTGGACAAACCGACCGACGAGTGGAATGGACAGAGGTCGCGCATCATGTCATGGAAATGCAGAAGCGCTTCGTTGCCAAGACAGCAGATTATAACCTTTTGGAGCTGGAGCGTACGATACGTAAGAACTGGGGGTTAGCTTAACTTTCTTGGACGATTGCAAAGAaagcgaaaaaaaaaaagaaaaaaagagcCAGTGAGGGTTTGGAGACGGAACAAGTTAACCGCATCGTGTATTCCGATATTCCAAATTGTGCGGGGTGGCTCTACTGATTAGGATTGGTTTTGTAAAAATAGGACGGCTATATTTTGCCCAAAACTGTACATATTCTAATCCTGGAATGACCTCTAGCAgcttttttgttgtctttcGTCTCCTCAATTTGCAGTTCCACGTATGACTTGAAATCTGCCTATATTAAATCATCGTCTTCGAGTGACCTCGATGCTATACGCGCTTAAGGAAGTTAAAGTATAGCTCGATTTGGTTAGAATCTAGCGAACTGGCCGGAACAGATCTTATTAGTTCGAGGCTGATAACGGGTTATTTTTGGGAATCACGAAGTCGCTTGGGCGCCAGACCTGCCCGAGTTCGTACTACGTTCAACCAAGCAGAGCAAGCTGAGAAAACGGCTACGATATGTGATGACCACGCCACGCCACGCCACGCCCAAGCAGTTGACCACTTCATGGCGCTTGCTCTCTTGTATAATGCGGCGCCCAAGAATCAACTGGCAACACTTGTGCAGCAGAAGCCCAGTGTGGCGCAAAGTTGAGAAATGAAATCGGGTCACCACTACGACCTGGACCCATTCAAAGCTCGCACTGTCTGTGTAACTCATTCTCTGCAGTCACCCATTTTCTGTCCCGAAAGCCATGGACATCGAATGTCAAAACCATGAGAGTCTTACGGTGTTGGGGGTGGATGCAGTCTACCTTGCTGCTGAAAATTGCTCCTCAAACAAATGAGCTAACCACCTTCTTGATCATATCCTACCCTATGTTGATACCCAGCTGTCATAGCACGATGCAGGCTACAAGCCTAACGCACTGGAAATGCAGTGTTTCGAATACGAACAAACTAAgctgaagaggagaagacAGGGAGCTTGTGATTTTCTCTACTACACATGCTAAAAACCTAGGCCAAGAATGAAGTGGCGGTTCAAGTTACTACACTCTGACCGTAAAAGCTAATACCAGCCCCATCATATAAAAAAACGGATCCAGGTTAGGGGAAACGACGCTAAGGACGGGACGACCCTAGCACTGATCTGGAATTGTACAGATTATTGTGACTATCGAAATCACACCCTCGTGCCAAGGCGGCTCTTCTTGACCTCGACGGCCCTACTACAGTTATATATAAAGATGCAGGGGAATGAAAGGACAATAAGCGAGGCAGCGATAAGAGGCCCGAGAATAGCGAAGACGGTGAAGCTATATGACGCAGACTGGAACGCGTCGTTGCCAGCGAGAGTTTAAGTGGCGAGGCCTACTTGCATTGCGGTCAGgacaatggcaatgtagACAGTTGCGCttgccagccaagcaa is a genomic window containing:
- a CDS encoding amidohydrolase family protein (similar to Aspergillus flavus NRRL3357 XP_002383156.1) — its product is MARVQLGFGWDFYFLPESITKAVFATVRSLGAKVITSHFIRHILDLDGRSLVSKLHSGGLLQSDILFSHAGGATLDDVNLLRQANCFISVTPNTEEAMQVGPAVPFRQNLSGVNEICSLGVDCHSATSSSLVNEMRQVLQMARGRDSEHHIQRGVQPADISRKTAEVFNMGTIQGARALRMEADIGSIKVGKKADIVLFDALSPSMYCAAQQDPVLAIVLHSSIRDVDTVIVDGCIRKRGGELLPVSFVDYETRDFGQTDRRVEWTEVAHHVMEMQKRFVAKTADYNLLELERTIRKNWGLA